The following coding sequences are from one Streptomyces sp. NBC_01294 window:
- a CDS encoding pyridoxamine 5'-phosphate oxidase family protein, whose product MSAQGPEKQPATTELDARYNSALTPRPGAADVTATEWAEAQRQLEAAEIFWVSTVRPDGRLHVTPVIAAWHAGVLYFSTGPGEQKARNLAHDGHCALTTGGNSLTEGLDLVIEGTAEQVADRAVLEEVIAAFETKYGHHMTSPEGTFHGMGDAIRKGDDMVFAVAPGTAYGFGRDDGVYTHTRWTF is encoded by the coding sequence ATGTCGGCACAGGGTCCCGAGAAGCAACCCGCGACGACCGAACTCGACGCCCGCTACAACTCCGCGCTCACTCCTCGCCCGGGTGCCGCGGACGTCACCGCCACCGAGTGGGCCGAGGCGCAGCGACAGCTGGAGGCGGCCGAGATCTTCTGGGTGTCCACGGTGCGCCCCGACGGCCGGCTCCACGTCACTCCCGTGATCGCCGCCTGGCACGCCGGGGTGCTGTACTTCTCCACCGGCCCGGGCGAGCAGAAGGCGAGGAACCTCGCTCACGACGGGCACTGCGCGCTGACCACCGGCGGCAACTCGCTCACCGAAGGGCTCGACCTCGTGATCGAGGGCACGGCGGAGCAGGTCGCCGACCGGGCGGTGCTGGAGGAGGTGATCGCGGCGTTCGAGACGAAGTACGGGCACCACATGACCTCGCCCGAAGGGACCTTCCACGGGATGGGGGACGCGATCCGGAAGGGGGACGACATGGTCTTCGCGGTGGCCCCGGGCACGGCGTACGGCTTCGGCCGGGACGACGGGGTCTACACCCACACCCGCTGGACGTTCTGA
- a CDS encoding 3-hydroxybutyrate dehydrogenase: MTSGTPPVDHPTAAAAAGIDLAGRTALVTGAGSGIGRACATALAAAGAHVHVVDVDAAAARSVAESIGGRAHVVDLAQAGPVGELPTDIDILVNNAGLQHIAPLDEFPPDRFEHMQRVMVQAPFLLLRQTLPYMYARGWGRVVNISSVHGHRASAFKAGYVTAKHALEGLSKVAAVEGAPHGVTSNCVNPGYVRTPLVERQIAAQAAAHGIDADQVVADVMLSRSAVKRLIEPEEVAAAVLWLCGPHTGYVTGASIPLDGGWTAA; encoded by the coding sequence ATGACAAGCGGAACCCCTCCCGTGGACCACCCCACAGCAGCCGCAGCCGCGGGCATCGACCTGGCGGGCCGCACCGCCCTGGTGACCGGCGCCGGAAGCGGCATCGGGCGGGCCTGCGCCACCGCGCTCGCTGCCGCCGGGGCCCACGTACACGTGGTGGACGTCGATGCCGCCGCGGCCCGGTCCGTCGCCGAGTCGATCGGCGGGCGGGCCCACGTGGTGGACCTGGCGCAGGCCGGGCCCGTCGGGGAACTCCCCACCGACATCGACATCCTGGTCAACAACGCCGGACTCCAGCACATCGCCCCGCTGGACGAGTTCCCTCCGGACCGGTTCGAGCACATGCAGCGCGTGATGGTCCAGGCCCCCTTCCTCCTGCTCCGCCAGACCCTGCCGTACATGTACGCGCGGGGCTGGGGCCGCGTCGTCAACATCTCCAGCGTGCACGGCCATCGCGCCAGCGCGTTCAAGGCCGGCTACGTGACCGCGAAGCACGCCCTCGAAGGGCTGAGCAAGGTCGCGGCCGTCGAAGGCGCCCCGCACGGGGTCACCAGCAACTGCGTCAACCCCGGCTACGTCCGCACCCCGCTGGTGGAACGGCAGATCGCGGCCCAGGCCGCCGCCCACGGCATCGACGCCGATCAGGTCGTCGCCGACGTGATGCTCAGCCGCTCCGCGGTCAAGCGGCTGATCGAACCGGAGGAGGTCGCCGCCGCCGTCCTGTGGCTCTGCGGCCCGCACACCGGCTACGTCACGGGTGCCTCGATCCCCCTGGACGGCGGCTGGACCGCGGCCTGA
- a CDS encoding phosphate-starvation-inducible PsiE family protein has translation MTGVSKKIEGVRVQVALKTAEDVIHLVVAVFLVLLAALLAVGVVGDVVAAFRGPYEEQTIVLSALDSSLVLFIVAELLHTVRLTIRDRALNAEPFLVVGMIAGVRKVLIVTAESEKSFSWQVQGIELVILTALILVMTLALFIWRRAMAIGARPEMKLPS, from the coding sequence ATGACAGGGGTGTCCAAGAAGATCGAGGGCGTTCGCGTGCAGGTCGCCCTGAAGACGGCCGAGGACGTCATCCACCTGGTCGTCGCGGTGTTCCTGGTGCTGCTCGCCGCGCTGCTGGCGGTCGGAGTCGTCGGCGACGTCGTGGCGGCCTTCCGGGGACCGTACGAAGAGCAGACGATCGTGCTGTCGGCGCTGGACAGCAGCCTGGTGCTGTTCATCGTCGCCGAGCTCCTGCACACGGTGCGCCTGACCATCCGAGACCGGGCACTGAACGCGGAACCCTTCCTCGTCGTCGGCATGATCGCCGGTGTGCGCAAGGTGCTCATCGTGACCGCCGAGTCCGAGAAGTCCTTCAGCTGGCAGGTCCAGGGCATCGAACTGGTCATCCTCACGGCGCTGATCCTCGTCATGACGCTCGCGCTCTTCATCTGGCGTCGCGCCATGGCCATCGGCGCGCGCCCCGAGATGAAACTGCCGAGCTAG
- a CDS encoding serine hydrolase domain-containing protein, whose product MPHTRPADRPALRPADRRARRLRRAASASAIAVALLAGLAPAASAAGQGPLPVQSQAAARQHLDRAKLQAGLNAVQEAGVYGIFSAVRDGRQRFDGAAGIADVSTGRPVRPDLRHRVGSVTKTFTAVAVLQQSAKGRVELDRPVGDYVPELLPGERGRKVTVRMLLNHTSGINDYIAGAFPSLLEGSTTSLDDHRFRTIRPAELIKYGVDRPQLFEPGTDWTYSNTNYVLLGEILRKVTGQDPERLITQDVIRRAGLRDTYFPGNDPHIRGAHARMYENFYGLIDPPRDYSVYNMTWAGTAGALISTPQDLNTFYRALLTGDLLPRRQLDQMRTTVDVKDETGAVGMRYGLGIYTLDTPCGPAWGHDGGVFGAGTWAMSSPDGSRQFALGYNLMKYQRLTADNTAFIPHPADAAMRDYRDQSLCGTTTPRTPDPAAKNRSAEPPATQSPAAPPALPPTVSLLPAPLPLPAR is encoded by the coding sequence GTGCCCCACACCCGTCCTGCCGACCGTCCTGCCCTCCGACCCGCCGACCGGCGCGCACGGCGACTGCGCCGCGCCGCCTCGGCGAGCGCCATCGCCGTGGCCCTGCTCGCCGGCCTCGCCCCGGCCGCCAGCGCCGCGGGCCAGGGCCCGCTGCCCGTTCAATCCCAGGCTGCGGCCCGGCAGCACCTCGACCGGGCCAAGCTGCAGGCCGGGCTGAACGCGGTCCAGGAGGCCGGCGTGTACGGCATCTTCTCCGCCGTCCGGGACGGCCGCCAGCGCTTCGACGGCGCCGCCGGCATCGCCGACGTCTCCACCGGGCGCCCGGTCCGCCCCGACCTCCGCCACCGCGTCGGCAGCGTGACGAAGACGTTCACCGCCGTCGCCGTGCTCCAGCAGTCCGCGAAGGGCCGGGTGGAGCTGGACCGGCCGGTCGGCGACTACGTGCCCGAACTCCTGCCCGGCGAGCGCGGCCGCAAGGTGACCGTGCGCATGCTCCTCAACCACACCAGCGGGATCAACGACTACATAGCGGGTGCCTTCCCCTCCCTGCTGGAGGGCAGCACGACCAGCCTGGACGACCACCGTTTCCGCACGATACGGCCCGCCGAGCTGATCAAGTACGGGGTGGACCGGCCGCAGCTGTTCGAGCCCGGCACCGACTGGACCTACTCCAACACCAACTACGTGCTGCTGGGCGAGATCCTCCGCAAGGTGACCGGCCAGGACCCGGAGCGGCTGATCACCCAGGACGTGATCCGGCGGGCGGGCCTGCGGGACACCTACTTCCCGGGCAACGACCCGCACATCCGCGGCGCGCACGCCCGCATGTACGAGAACTTCTACGGGCTCATCGACCCGCCGCGCGACTACAGCGTCTACAACATGACCTGGGCCGGCACCGCGGGCGCACTCATCTCGACCCCGCAGGACCTCAACACCTTCTACCGCGCCCTGCTGACGGGCGACCTGCTGCCGCGCCGCCAGCTGGACCAGATGCGCACCACCGTCGACGTCAAGGACGAGACGGGAGCCGTGGGCATGCGCTACGGCCTCGGCATCTACACCCTGGACACGCCGTGCGGCCCGGCCTGGGGCCACGACGGGGGCGTCTTCGGTGCCGGAACGTGGGCCATGTCCAGCCCGGACGGCAGCCGCCAGTTCGCCCTCGGGTACAACCTGATGAAGTACCAGCGCCTCACCGCGGACAACACGGCCTTCATCCCGCACCCGGCCGACGCCGCGATGAGGGACTACCGCGACCAGTCCCTGTGCGGCACCACCACGCCGCGCACACCGGACCCCGCCGCGAAGAACCGCTCGGCCGAGCCGCCGGCAACGCAGTCCCCGGCCGCACCCCCCGCCCTGCCCCCGACCGTCTCGCTCCTCCCCGCGCCCCTGCCCCTCCCCGCCCGCTGA